Proteins encoded within one genomic window of Parolsenella massiliensis:
- the argH gene encoding argininosuccinate lyase, translating to MSDTNATATTGTDAPKPLWGGRFSAAPTGELERFGASLPFDKRMWRQDIRGSKAHAAMLAHQGVISQEDADAIRAGLDDIAAQIERGEFTFDVDRDEDIHMAIERVLTENIGAAGGRLHTGRSRNDQTAVDTHLIARDLADEILASLAKLEAVLLDRAEGEFGVVMPGYTHMQPAQPVLLSHHLLAYFWMFNRDFRRVSAARQAANVCPLGAAALAGTTYSLDRFMTAEALGFSGPTANSMDSVSDRDYLLDLIYACSVCQVHLSRLCEELVWWSSAEFGFVEMDDAHSTGSSIMPQKKNPDFAELVRGKAGRVVGDLTSLLVTVKGTPLTYDKDLQEDKEPLFDAADTVLGSLMACTGMLATCTFKEERMREASHEGYMAATDLADYLVGKGLPFRQAHAVVGRIVGDCVREGVTLQQLSTDELRSYSELFDDDAHEALDIDNIVRRRTTFGGTGHKAVRAQLKLATEALKADEAALGE from the coding sequence ATGAGCGATACGAACGCCACCGCAACGACCGGCACCGACGCCCCCAAGCCCCTGTGGGGAGGCCGCTTCTCCGCAGCCCCCACCGGCGAGCTCGAGCGCTTCGGCGCGTCGCTTCCGTTTGACAAGCGCATGTGGCGCCAGGACATCCGCGGCTCCAAGGCGCACGCCGCCATGCTTGCGCACCAGGGCGTGATCTCGCAGGAGGACGCCGACGCCATCCGCGCCGGCCTCGACGACATCGCCGCCCAGATCGAACGCGGCGAGTTCACGTTCGACGTGGACCGCGACGAGGACATCCACATGGCCATCGAGCGCGTGCTCACCGAGAACATCGGCGCGGCGGGCGGCAGGCTCCACACGGGCCGCTCGCGCAACGACCAGACGGCCGTAGACACCCACCTCATCGCCCGCGACCTTGCCGACGAGATTCTGGCCTCGCTCGCCAAGCTCGAGGCGGTCCTGCTTGACCGCGCCGAGGGGGAGTTCGGCGTCGTCATGCCGGGCTACACGCACATGCAGCCCGCCCAGCCGGTGCTTCTCAGCCACCACCTGCTCGCCTACTTCTGGATGTTCAACCGCGACTTCAGGCGCGTTTCCGCCGCGAGGCAAGCGGCCAACGTCTGCCCGCTGGGCGCCGCTGCGCTCGCCGGCACCACCTACTCGCTCGACCGCTTCATGACGGCCGAGGCCCTGGGCTTCTCGGGTCCCACCGCCAACTCAATGGACTCGGTGAGCGATCGCGACTACCTGCTCGACCTCATCTACGCGTGCAGCGTCTGCCAGGTGCACCTGTCGCGCCTGTGCGAGGAGCTCGTGTGGTGGAGCTCCGCGGAGTTTGGCTTCGTGGAGATGGACGACGCCCACTCCACCGGCTCCTCGATCATGCCGCAGAAGAAGAACCCCGACTTCGCCGAGCTCGTGCGCGGCAAGGCCGGCCGCGTCGTGGGTGACCTCACAAGCCTGCTCGTCACGGTAAAGGGCACGCCGCTCACCTACGACAAGGACCTCCAGGAGGACAAGGAGCCGCTGTTCGATGCCGCCGACACGGTGCTGGGCTCGCTCATGGCCTGCACGGGCATGCTCGCCACGTGCACTTTCAAGGAGGAGCGCATGCGCGAGGCCTCGCACGAGGGCTACATGGCCGCCACCGACCTTGCCGACTACCTCGTGGGCAAGGGCCTGCCGTTCCGCCAGGCGCACGCCGTGGTGGGCCGCATCGTGGGCGACTGCGTGCGCGAGGGCGTGACGCTGCAGCAGCTCTCCACCGACGAGCTGCGCAGCTACTCCGAGCTGTTCGACGACGACGCCCACGAGGCGCTCGACATCGACAACATCGTCCGCCGTCGCACAACGTTTGGCGGCACGGGCCACAAGGCCGTGCGCGCCCAGCTCAAGCTTGCGACCGAGGCGCTTAAGGCCGACGAGGCCGCGCTGGGCGAGTAG
- a CDS encoding transglycosylase domain-containing protein: MGIRNRRARAHAKTHIIGFSAAGILGFLALLLIALAVSLGAVVESWLQDLPDYTSADAYLVAEPSEVYDADGNTIATFYLENRRSISQDEVSPYVWKGTVDVEDERFYTHNGIDPAGIVRAVFSQLAGRSEGASTITQQLVRNTVLSDEQFDKTIKRKVREAYIAVEMEKMYSKDQILLMYLNTIYYGHGAYGIEAASLTYFNKHASELTLAEAATLIGLPNSPSYYDPTQNPDAAKERRNKVLDNMLRLGDITQEEHDAAQAEDLVLNLGDTSMDQQGTYPYWTNYVKGLLEGDFSQDTIVQSGLKVYTTLEPKTQEAAQDAVVRMLDETGDSKLEGALVAIDPSTGYIKAMVGGKDFYADSDSAQVNAASNAFKQTGSSFKMFTLVTALKQGMNPNVMLNCNSPIQVTNSWKVQNFANTSYGTISLAQATEKSSNTGYVQVGMAVGVDNVVQTAKDMGISSDLQPYGSTILGANLTSPLEMAEAYAVLANGGEHRDPVAVTKIEDRNGNTVYEHKDNPTRVLDEGVAKAATDVLEGVVKNGTASAMNSMLTINQPVAGKTGTTDNTENLWFCGYTPQLSVAVWTGYKSSDSSTGKHPDRTSNRAFAYFVNAVLADTPRADWPMANAADPTYKENSTWKFSNTAANANDGTAATTEATEETTEAENTQSDSNATGTGGTGGSGGDGGNTGTDDNGGTTPTPTPTPEPTPDPTPTPTPTPGGDTGTTE; the protein is encoded by the coding sequence ATGGGAATTCGAAACCGACGCGCCCGCGCCCACGCCAAGACGCACATCATCGGCTTCTCGGCGGCCGGCATCCTGGGCTTTCTGGCCCTCTTGCTCATCGCCCTCGCCGTGTCGCTGGGCGCCGTCGTCGAGTCCTGGCTGCAGGACCTGCCCGACTACACCTCGGCCGACGCCTACCTCGTCGCCGAGCCCAGCGAGGTCTATGACGCAGACGGCAACACCATCGCGACGTTCTACCTCGAGAACCGCCGCTCCATCTCGCAGGACGAGGTCTCGCCCTACGTGTGGAAGGGCACGGTCGACGTCGAGGACGAGCGATTCTACACGCACAACGGCATAGACCCCGCCGGCATCGTCCGAGCCGTGTTCTCGCAGCTCGCGGGCCGCTCCGAGGGCGCCTCGACCATCACGCAGCAGCTCGTGCGCAACACGGTGCTCTCTGACGAGCAGTTCGACAAGACCATCAAGCGCAAGGTGCGCGAGGCCTACATCGCCGTCGAGATGGAGAAGATGTACTCCAAGGACCAGATCCTGCTCATGTACCTCAACACCATCTACTACGGCCACGGCGCCTATGGCATCGAGGCGGCGAGCCTCACGTACTTCAACAAGCACGCGAGCGAGCTCACGCTCGCCGAGGCGGCCACGCTCATCGGCCTGCCCAACTCGCCCTCCTACTACGACCCCACCCAGAACCCCGACGCCGCCAAGGAGCGCCGCAACAAGGTCCTGGACAACATGCTGCGCCTGGGCGACATCACGCAGGAGGAGCATGACGCGGCCCAGGCCGAGGACCTCGTGCTCAACCTCGGCGACACGAGCATGGACCAGCAGGGCACCTACCCGTACTGGACGAACTACGTCAAGGGCCTGCTCGAGGGCGACTTCTCGCAGGACACGATCGTGCAGAGCGGTCTGAAGGTCTACACGACGCTCGAGCCCAAAACCCAGGAGGCCGCGCAGGACGCCGTGGTCCGCATGCTCGACGAGACCGGCGACTCCAAGCTCGAGGGCGCGCTCGTGGCCATCGACCCCTCCACCGGCTACATCAAGGCCATGGTGGGCGGCAAGGACTTCTACGCCGACTCCGACAGCGCCCAGGTGAACGCCGCGAGCAACGCGTTCAAGCAGACGGGCTCGAGCTTCAAGATGTTCACGCTCGTCACGGCCCTCAAGCAGGGCATGAACCCCAACGTCATGCTCAACTGCAACTCGCCCATCCAGGTCACGAACTCCTGGAAGGTCCAGAACTTCGCCAACACCTCCTACGGCACGATCTCGCTGGCCCAGGCCACCGAGAAGTCCTCCAACACCGGCTACGTCCAGGTGGGCATGGCCGTGGGCGTGGACAACGTCGTCCAGACGGCCAAGGACATGGGCATCTCGTCTGACCTGCAGCCCTACGGCTCCACGATCCTGGGCGCCAACCTCACCTCGCCGCTCGAGATGGCCGAGGCCTACGCCGTTTTGGCCAACGGCGGCGAGCATCGCGACCCGGTGGCCGTCACCAAGATCGAGGACCGCAACGGCAACACCGTCTACGAGCACAAGGACAACCCCACGCGCGTCCTGGACGAGGGCGTGGCAAAGGCTGCCACCGACGTGCTCGAGGGCGTCGTCAAGAACGGCACCGCGAGCGCGATGAACTCCATGCTCACGATCAACCAGCCCGTGGCCGGCAAGACCGGCACCACGGACAACACCGAGAACCTGTGGTTCTGCGGCTACACCCCCCAGCTGTCCGTCGCCGTGTGGACGGGCTACAAGAGCTCGGACTCCAGCACCGGCAAGCACCCCGACAGGACCTCGAACAGGGCGTTCGCCTACTTCGTGAACGCGGTGCTCGCAGACACCCCGCGCGCCGACTGGCCCATGGCCAACGCCGCCGATCCCACCTACAAGGAGAACAGCACCTGGAAGTTCTCGAACACGGCGGCAAACGCCAATGACGGCACCGCCGCCACGACCGAGGCCACCGAGGAGACCACCGAGGCCGAGAACACCCAGAGCGACTCGAACGCCACCGGAACCGGCGGCACGGGCGGCAGCGGCGGAGACGGCGGCAACACCGGCACCGACGACAACGGCGGCACCACGCCGACGCCGACACCCACGCCCGAGCCCACGCCCGACCCCACGCCCACGCCCACGCCCACGCCCGGCGGCGACACGGGAACCACCGAGTAA